The Candidatus Amarolinea dominans genomic interval CACCTGGCGCAGCGCCAGCGCGGTGCGCGGAATCTGCATCTCCTCCGCCTTCTGCAGCAGCGTCATCAGCCAGCTTGCCGAGCCGACGTAGCCGTTGACGCCCAGATCGAGCATCATCTTCACCTGCAGATCGGCGTTACCGACCCCCACCGGGACAACAATGGCGCCGACGTGCTGCAGCATCAGGTCAATCAGCATGCCGGCTGGCACCAGGTGATAGCTGAGCGCATTCAGGACGATGCTGCCGCGACCCAGACCGGTCAACTGCATGAGCGGCGCAGCCGTATCGAACAGGACCGTTTCATCGGCGTGTGGCTCATAGAGCGGGCCGGGGGACAGGAACAAGCGCTTGACCTCTGCCAGCGGCACGGCCAGGAAACCGCCAAAGGGAGGTTCCTCGGCCTGCAGTTCAACCATCCGGTCTTTGGTCAGGACCGGAATTTTAGCGAGATCCGCCACGCCCCGCACAGCAGACGGGGTAAGGCCGGCGGCTTCGAACCAGCGGCGTACACCAGGCGCATGATCGTACGCCTCGGCCACGAACGCGGCCACACGAGCATCGAGATCACTGATCATGATTGCAACCTTTGACCTCCAAAACCTGATTATCCAAGCCAGCGTTTCCGTCGCTTGTAGTGCTTGACGTCGCGGTAACTCTTGCGCGTTCCCACCTGCGTCAATCCCAGGTAGAACTCCTTGATGTCCTCGTTTTGAGCCAGCTGGCTGGCCGCGCCCTCCAGCACGATATGCCCGTTTTCCATGACGTAGGCCTGATCGGCGACGCTCAGGGCGATGCGGGCATTCTGCTCTACGAGCACGATGGACATACTGCCATCCTTGCTCAACTGCTTGATGACGTCGAAAATCTCGGCGACGATCAAGGGGGCCAGGCCGAGCGAAGGCTCATCCAACATCATGATCTTGGGATGGGCCATGAGCGCCCGTCCGATGACCAGCATCTGCTGTTCACCGCCCGACAGGTAGCCGCTGGTGCGCTGGCGCATCTCCTTGAGCTGGGGAAAATAGTGATAGACCCGTTCCAGGTCGCGTGCCGGTGAGGCGTCCGCGTGGGAGCGCCCCACCGCGCCGATGAGCAGGTTCTCCTCCACGGTGAGATGCCGAAAGAGGCGCCGCCCTTCCAACACCTGGATAATTCCCAGTTGCACGATGTCTTCCGGCGGCAAGTGCTCGATGCGCTGGCCGTCGAACTCGATGCTGCCGCGGGTGACTTTGCCCAACTGCGTGCGCAGCAGGCCGGAGATCGCGCGCAGCGTCGTGGTCTTGCCGGCGCCATTGGCCCCCAGCAGGCAGACGATTTTGCCTGGCGGAACCTCGACAGAAACCCCGCGCAACACCAGGACAACGTCGTGGTAGATTACTTCGATGTTGTTGAGTTTGAGCATTTTCGATGACCATGGTTGCCTCATCCCGCCCCCGCGTCCCAAGAGCGTCAGGAGCGAGATGAGGCTTTTGTCGCCGCCGAATGAATTCGGGGCGAAAGGGCGTTCCGCCGCCAGGTCGGCCTGCGCCGACCGGCATCGCGTCCACGCAGGTCAGCGTAGAGACGTTGCAATGCAACGTCTCTACTGGGTCGGGCGCAGGTCGGGCGTCTGCGTCCAGTCCTGCAGGACGACGAACTTGTCCGGTCCGCCCTGAATCTGGCGAATCTGGGATTGGTGCGGTGAACGGCTGTTGTTCGAGTAGTCCACGCGGAACACGCCGCTCAGCGGTTCGTGCGGGCCAAGCGCAATCAGCGCGTCATGCACGGCCTCGCCCGTGAGATTGTCGTAGCCCACCGTGTCAACGGCCAGCCTGATGGCGTCCGCGGCCAGGTCCACGCCGGCAATCAACAGGAGATAGCCCACGTTGTGCTCGCCCTTGGTGCGCTTGTTGGCCGCAAAAAGTGCCTCCGCTTGTTGGATGCCCGCATTGCTGGCGTCGGTCCACCACAGGTAGGGGAAGGGAGTGATCAACCCAACGCCATAGGCCGGCTGCGCCAGGAAGGCGTAGAGCGCCAGGTCCATGCCCCAGTTATCGGCGGCCACGACGAACTGATCGCGCAGCCCCAGGCTGTTGAGATCGTTCAGAAGGGCAGCCGGGCCAAAGGCCAGCGTATTGGTCCAGATGACGTTGGCGCCGGCGGCCTGCGCATTGAGGATGGCGGTTGTGGTGTCGGCCGTGGGGGATACGTCGTACTTCTCCTCGGCCACCAGTTCGACGCCCAGTTCCTTGAGATAGGCGCGGCTCTCGGTGGTCAAACCACCCTGGCCGAACGCGCTCGGCCAACTAACATAGGCCAACTTGATGGTATCGCCGGCGCCTGTGGGTTTGTGCTTGGCCCAGTTATCCTTCAGATACTTCATGACCAGGCCGAGTTGATCGGGGTAGATCGGGCCGAGGCCAAAGGTGTAGCCTGAGTTGACGTAGAACGCCTTGGAGGAAAGGCCGGCGGCGATGTTCGGAATTTTGTCCTGTACGAAGCGCGGAGCCAGCGCTTCTGCTTCGCCTGAGCCGTAGGTGATCATCAGGAGGACATTCTTGTCCTCGCCTGTGAAACGCTCATACGCGGCAACCGCCTCATCAACGCTGCCGGCCGTGTCGGCGAACTTGATGGCGAGCTGCGCGCCATAGATGCCGCCGGCGGCATTGACCGCGGCGATGGCATCCTCGGCGCCATGCACCAGGGGTCCGGTGATGGACGCGTAGGGGCCGGAGAGGTCGCCAAAATGGTACAGGGTAATCGTCTTACCCTTGAGGTCGGGCGGCCCAACCGTCGGTGTGGGCGGCGGCGGCGTGGGCGTGGGCGGAACAGGCGTCGCTGTGGGCGGCACCGTTGTGGCGGTAGGTGGGACGGGCGTGGCGGTGGGGGGGACCGGCGTGGCCTGCGGCGCGCAGGCGGCCAGCAAAACCGCAATCACAATCAGGGTCAACAGATGTCTACGCATGGTATCTCTTCTCCTTCAGGTCGTATGAGGCACGCGAACGTGCTGTGGGGTTGCCAATGCCAGGCTCATGCCTGTGACGCGACGGAGGGTGGGCAAGAGGGGAACGGCGTTGCTTGACAAGTTTCGACTGACGTCAAAAGACGGCGACAATCTCGCCATGTGGTGGCAAATCAGACGATAAAATCACCTCCTTCATCGGATGCTAGTGCGAAAACGGTCTCAGCCGCCAGGCCGCTTTCAACATCTGCCAGCGGTGCGATAGGCCGCGCGGCTCGAAGATCAAGAAGAACATCAGCGCGCTGCCAAAGAAGAGCGGGCGCATGGCCTGCACCGCGCCGATCGGGCTGCCGGGGAACAGGCCAACATAGATCGGCCCTAACAGCGTCGCGGCTTCGATCAACAGCTCGACCAAGATCGCGCCCAGAATGGGGCCCAGACTGGTGCCGAGACCGCCGACAACCAACATCCCCATCAGGAAGATGGAATCGGTGAGGTTGAAGGTTTCAGAGTTGATGTGCCGCAGTTGATGAGCCGAGAGCGCGCCGGCAATGCCCGCGTAGACCGCGGCCAGGAAGAAAGCCTGGAGCTTGTAGGTGAAGAGGTTGACCCCCAGCAGTTCCGCGGCCAGGTCATGATCGCGGATGGAGACGAAGGCGCGCCCCAGGCGCGAACGGGCGACGTTGTGGGCCACCACGGTGGTGATGATCAGAACCGTGAGGGTCAGGGCCAGATAGCGACTGGCCTCGTTGAACTGATAGCCGAACAGCTCCGGCACGCTCACATTGATGCCCTGCGCGCCGTTGAGCAGCGCAGGAAAGGCGTTGCGCGTAAACCAGGGAATGATGAACTGCGCGGCCAGGGTGGCCATGACCAGGTAGAAGCCCTTGACCCGCAGCGAGGGCAGGCCGAAGAGCAAGCCAACCAGGCCGGCGCCGACCGCCGCGGCGGGTAGAGCCAGGAAGAAGGACCAGCCCAGGTTGTTGACCAGCAGCGCGGAGATGTACCCGCCCGTGGTCATGAACGCGGCCTGGCCCAGGGAGATCTGGCCGGTGTAGCCGGTGAGCAGGTTCAACCCCTGGACCGCGATGATGGTGATGCCGATCCGGTTGACCAGGCTGACCACGCTGGGGCTGGCGTAGAGGGGAAGCGTGTAGAGGGCCAGGATGAACAACCCAAGCAGACCCCATTGCCAGGGCCGGCGCAGGGTGGCCATGTCATACGCGTAGCTTTCGTCGAACTCGCCGGCTGGACGCAAGACCGCCATTCGTTAAATCCTCTCGATTCGTTTCTGACCCAAGAGGCCTTCAGGGCGCAGCAGGAGGACCACCATGAGGACGACATAGGGCATGATCTCGGCTGCGTTGCGGATCAACTGCACCTGCGAGACAGCCACCAGGCCCTGCGCCAGACCGATGAGCAGGCCGCCAATGATGGTGCCTGGGATAGATTCCAGGCCGCCTAACAACACAGCCGGAAAGGCCGCCAGAACAACGATGGACAGGCTCAAGTCCAGGCCGCTGGAGGTGGCGAGCAGAATGCCCCCCGTCGTTGCGACCACACCGGCCAATGCCCACGAGATGCCGAAGATGCGATGGATGCGCAGGCCGATGCTCTGCGCCAGTTCGTGATCTTCCGATGTGCCGCGCATGGCCAAGCCGGTGCGTGTAAAGCGGAAGAATGCGCCAATGACAATCACACCGAGGATGGCAATCACGAACGACCAGACCAGGTTCTGTTTCAGGATGACGGCGATCGGTTTGTCGTTGAACACGAACGGGGTGATGATCTTGTAGGGGTTGGCCGCGGAAAAGATCTGCGGAAAATTGCGCTGAACGCCGCCAAACAGGAGTAGGGCCAGGCCCTGTAAAACCTGGCTGAGTCCCAACGTCATCAGGATGATGGAGAGCAGCGGTTGACCGGTCATGGGGCGCAGGGCCAGGCGCTCGATGGCAAAGCCGAAAAATGCCGACAGGATCAAGGCCAGGACGATGGCAAGCCACAGCGGCAGGCCGAGTTCGACCGCTAACCACCAGGTGACCAACGTGCCCATGAGCAGCAGTTGGCCCTGGGCAAAGTTGAAGATGTACGAGGACTTGAAGATCAAGACCAGTCCCAGCCCCATCAAGGCGATCGGGCCGCCGGCCAGCAGGCCGGTAACGGCGAATTGCGGTAGCAGTTGCCAGTTCATGGCGCTCCTCTCCTCACGGCGTCTCGATGCGCAGCGTCGTGGCGATGACGCTCTCACGGCCATCGCGATAGGTGACGGTGGCGCTGACGTTGGCCGCGGGCAGGCCAGCGTAGATAGCTGCAATGATGTCGGCGTAACGTTCCGCAAGAAAGGCGCGGCGCAGTTTGCGTGTGCGGGTCATTTCACCCTCATCGGCGTCGAACTCCTTGTGCAGCAGAACGAACTTATGCACCCGCGCAGGCGTGGGCAGGGTGTGGTTGACCTCAGCCACGTCCTGGCGGATCAGTTCGTACACCTCCGGCTTCTGCGCCAGGTCGGTGTAGGTGGTGAAAGCCAGGCCGCGCTTCTCAGCCCAGCGGCCGACGTTGTCGAAATCAATGGTGATGAGGGCCGCGACGAAACGTTGCTGCGGCCCGCCAAGCGTCAAGGCATGGCTGATGTAGGGACTGAACTTGAGCCGCCCTTCGATATATTGCGGGGAATACCGATCGCCGCTGCTCAGTTCGATCATATCCTTCATACGATCCAGGTAGATGAGGTGGCCATCTTCGTCAATATGTCCGGCATCGCCGGTGTGAAACCAGCGCACGCCCCGGTCGTCCACCTCGATGACGGCGGCCGTGGCCTGTGGGTCCTTGTGGTAGCCCAAGAAGAGGCCGGGGCCGGCCAGGAGGATTTCGCCCGCGGTTGAAATGCGCATGGCCGAGCCGGTCAGCGGGGCGCCGAGCGACTCGAACTTGATATCGCCATGGCGATGCGTCACCGCGCCGCCCGTAATCTCGGTGGAGCCGTAGATCTGCTGTATGGATAAGCCCAGGGCCTGGAAGAAGCGCATGACATCGGGGCTGAGGGCCGCGCCGGCGGTGTACGCGGCGCGCGCCTTGTGCAAGCCAAACTGGCTGCGCAAGGGGTGAAAGACGATCAGATTGCCTAGCTGGTAGAGCAGGCGCCAGAGTAATGGCGCCGGCTGTTTGCGAAACTGGAAATCGGCCACCTTGTAGCCGACCGGCAAGAACAGCCGGTAGAGCAGGCGATTGATCGTGCTGCTGTCCAGCATGCGGGCGCGGATCGTGGCGACCAGGTTTTCCCACAGGCGCGAGTTGTAGAGCAAGGAGTCCGGCGAGATTTCACGGATATTCTGCTGCACGGTGGCCGGCCCTTCGGCGAAGTTGAGGATCACCCCGTCCACGGTGTGGGGAGCGATGTCGAGCGCGGCGCCGCCAATCCAGGCCATCGGAATGAAGGAGACGTAGTTGTCACTGTCGCGACGGGGGTCAATCTCGCCAAACGCGGCCACCGCGTAGGTGAAGTTGCCATGACTGAGCATGGCGCCCTTGGGCAGGCCGGTGGTGCCAGAGGTGTAGCAGAACATGGCCGCATCGTCCTTCTTGCCCCGCGCAACCAGGGCGTCGAAGCGCGCCGGCTCCTGGGCCGCGGCCTGCTGCCCCAGTTCCCGGACCGCCTGGAAAGGCATCAGCCAGGGATCGTGGTAGGACCAGAGGCCACGGTCATCCCAATAGATGACGCGTTTGACCAAAGGCAGGTTGGGTTTGATCTCCAAGAGCTTGTCGCACTGTTCCTGGTCTCCGGCCAGGACGAAGGTAGCATCCGCATGGGTGACAATGTACTCGACTTCGCGTGGGGTGACATCGGTGAAGATACCGACGACGGCCGCACCGGCGGCCATGATGGCCAGCGCGCCCCAGAGGTACTCGCAGTCGTTGTCGCCGATGATGGCGACGCGATCACCAGCCTGCAGGCCCAACTCGAGCAGTCCCTGGCTGAACGCGCTCACCTGCGCATACTCCTGCTCCCAGGAATACGCCTGCCAGATTCCCAGGTTTTTTTGGCGCACAGCGATTTTGGCGCTGCCGCGGTAGCGGCGCACATTCTCCAACCAGAACTGACTCAACGTTTCCGGCGGCATGGAGTAGTCCTACCTCTGTTCTGATTCGTGACGGACAAGCAACGCAACCACACCGACTGCGGTCGGGCGCAGATGTCCCCGCGTTACGCGCTCTGCTCCTGACCGAGATAGGCCCGAATGACATCCGGATTGTTCTTGATCTCATCCGGCGCGCCTTCGGCGATCTTTTGACCGAAATCGAGTACGACCACACGATCGGCGATGTCCATGACCAGGCCCATGTCATGTTCGATCAGGACGATGGTCAGACCGCGGCGCTCGTGGATGTCAAGGATGAAGCGCGCCATGTCTTCTTTCTCCTCCTGGTTCATGCCGGTCATCGGCTCGTCCAGGAGCAGCAGGCTCGGTTCCAGGGCCAGGGCGCGGCCCAGTTCAACCCGTTTGCGCAAGCCATGGGGCAGCGCGCCCACCACCGTCTTGCGATGATGTTCTATTTCAAGGAAGTCAATGATCTCTTCGACCACGCGGCGGTGGGCGATGTCTTCGCGATGGGCCAGGCCCCAGTAGAGCAGACACTGAAGCAGGCCGGCGTGCATATGAATATGGCGTGCGGCCATCAGGTTGTCCAGGGTGCTGAGGCCGGTGTAGAGCGCAAGGTTCTGAAAGGTGCGGGCAATCCCGAGTTGCGGAATACGAAAAGAGGGCAGACGTGTCAGGTCGTGACCCTGGTAGAGGATGCGTCCCTGCTGCGGTTTGTAGAAGCCGTTGATGCAGTTGAGCAGGCTGGTCTTACCAGCGCCATTGGGGCCGATGATGGCCAGGATTTCGCCCTGGTGTACCGTGGTGGAGACGCGCGCCAGCGTTTGCGAACGGCCAAAGCTCAGCGAGATGCTGTCCACGACAAGTTGAACCACGGGCACGACCATCGGTTCTCCTGCAGTAATACGGTGACTACATCTTGGAACAGGGAGGGGGAGAAGAAAAACAAACGATGCGGATTCTGGTGAATCAAATGGCGCTTATCAGGTGATGAGGGTCTATTGTATTCAGTTTGGGTGTCTTGTCAAAACACGTTGCACAAGAGGGTGCGGGGCGCGTGCGAACAGCCAGGCGCCCCATCGAGATAGCGCACAAATTGCGATGTGAATCCCCTGAGGACAAGGAGCAGCCTACCGGAGACCGGCTGTGCCGTTGGTGTGGGCACAGGCGTGTCGGTTGGCGGTACCGGCGTGTCGGTCGGCGGTACCGGCGTGTCGGTCGGCGGCGCGGGCGTATCCGTGGGCGTATCCGTGGGCGGCACAGGCGTGTCGGTCGGCGCCTCGGTCGGCGTCGGGGTGACGTCCGCATCGGTCGGCGTGGGGGTGGCGTCCGCATCGGTCGGCGTGGGGGTGGCGTCCGCCTCGGTCGGCGTCGGGGTGATGTCCGCCTCGGTCGGCGTCGGGGTGATGTCCGCCTCGGTCGGCGTCGGGGTGACGTCGAGCGTGGGTGTTGCCGTGCCATCGGCCGGCGTGGCCGTTTCGGTGACCGTCACGGTCATGTCAGGCGGTGTGGTCGTCATGGTCGGCGTCAGGTCGCCGGGCGTGGGCGTGGGCGTGGGCGTGGCGGTCCAGACCAGGGTGGGCGTGGGCGTAGCCAGGGGCGTGCGCGTGGGGGTAGCGGTGCGCCGGGGCGTATTCGTCGGTCGCGGCGTGTTGGTCGGCGGTCGCCGGGTGGGGCGTGGCTTGAGGGTGGGCTTGGGCATCGGCGTCTTGCCGGGCGCCAGGGTCGGTGTAGGCCCCAGGGTCGGCGTCGCCTGCGGCGGCAGGCTGTACAGGGGCTTCCACTCGGGAATCACAAGTGAGGTAGCGTGGGCCAAGCCAAAACCAGGATCGGTGACACCCTCGATGATGACCATGACGTTGCGTTCCAGGCGATCGTCCCACAACTCTGGCGGCACCCTGATTTTCAGTCCGGGGTCCAAGAAGATGATGTGCTGATTAGGATGGACGCCTGAAACCATCCCGGTCAGGCGAAATCGGACCGAAGGCCTGAGATAGAGTGCTTGCTGTAGTTCGCGTGTGCGCTCCTCGTCGAAGGTACGATTGATCTTCTCGGCATCCTGTGGATACGCGGCAAGGCTGGCTGCCAGGCCAACAGACTTACTCGCAAACTTGATAGGATACAGAGCGTCCCCGGGCAGGGCGGCTTCGGCCACGGACAGGGTGGCTGTGCCGAATGTGATGATGGCCAACAAAACGAGCATCGTGGCCCAGGCCGGGCTGAGCGGTCGCGTGGACATGAACGGCTCCAGGAGTCGTTCCCACCAGGTGCGCGCCGGGGCCGGGCGCTGACGCGGTAAGGCCGCAGAGCGGGCCGGTCGTGCCGGCGACGTCGCCGGTACGCGCGGCGGTGGGGGCGTCATCCGGGCAGCCGCGGCCAGAAACTGGTGGCGGATCTCTCCCTGCAGCCGAGCCGGCGGCGGGACAGGTGCGGCCAGCGTCTGCAGCGTGGGCACGAAGGCCAGTGCTGCGGCTAGTTCAGCCATCTGCTCAGGGTAGCGGCTCAGCTCCGGGTAGCTGGCCAGGCATTCGGCGATGCTGGCGCCCTGCTCGATACGGACGCAGCACACCTCGAAGATGGAATCGAAAAATAACTCGCTCATGACTCGCCTTCCATCATACGGCGCAGGGCAATGACGGCACGATACTGTAAGGCTTTGACGGCGCCCTCGCTCTTTCCAATGATTTGTGCAACCTCGGCAATACTACGTTCTTCTAAAAACCGCAGCGAAACAACCTGTGCCTGTTCCTCGGTCAGTCGGGTGATGGCCGCGCGCAAATGATCTCCGGCCAGGCGCTGCTCGGCACTGTCCACAGGGTCGTGCCGTTCACTCGGCATATCAGGGGCATCATCCAGGCCAACCTGGCTGCTGCGGCCGCGGCGCCGGAAATGATCCACCACCAAGTTGTGGGCAATACGGTAGAGCCAGCCCGAGAACGACGTAGTCCAGGCATGATCGTTACGTATGGCTTCCAACATACGTAAGAACACCTGCCCGGTCAAGTCCTCAGCCAGGGTGGCATCTCCAACCCGGTGATAGACATAGCTGTGGATGCGTGCGGCGTACAGGTCATAAACCTGACTCAGGGCTTGCGGGTCACAAGTCCGCGCACGCTCCAGTAACCTCGCCTCGTGCAGCGAGGTTACCGTGGGCACCCGCTTTTCGTCTGTGTTCAATGATGAAAGACGTCCATGAAACTGAAAAGACTACGCACCCAAAGGCCCAGTTTGGCACGCCGGGCCAGATTTGATTGGCTGGCAGTTACAGACGACGAGAGAGCAGGCGTCAGCCGCCCTGCTCTCCGCCGGTGATACGCCAGACGGTGTAGATGCGCTGCACGGCGGTGAAGTTGGTCAGCAGCGCCAGGATCCACAGCACCGGCGACATCCAGCCGATAATCAACCCAAAAGCCAGGACGATGACACGCTCCACCCGTGTGAACAGACCAGACTTGATCTGAATTCCCAGACCCTCCGCCCGTGCCCGTGTGTAGCTAACCAGCAGCGAACCGATCAGCGTGGCAAAGATGAGGATCGTCTCGATACGGTTGCCCTGCCCGTTGTAATAGATGAGCAGGCCAAAGAAAGTGACCGCTTCGGAGTAGCGGTCCAGCGTGGAATCGAGGAAGGCGCCAAAACGGCTGGTGCGGTTGGTTACGCGCGCCAGGGTGCCATCAATGGCGTCGAAAATGGCGGCAACGACCATGAGAATGCCGCCCACCTGTAGATAACCGGCGGCCAACACGCCTCCCACGCAGACCGTGAGGAGAAAACCGATCACGGTCAAGACATTGGGCGAGATATTGGTGATGCGAATCGTGCGTGCGATCGGTTCCAGGATGCCGCTGGCTTGCCGGCGCAAAAATTGTGTCAACATGACTTACGGTTTCTTTCCTTCTGACTTTCCTTCTGACTTTTCTTCTGACTTTTCTTCTGGCTTTTCTTCTGACTTTTCTTCTGACTTTTCTTCTGACGGATGATTGATTTCATCATAATAAGCGAGCAATCGTGGGACAACATGATCCCACGTATAGCGTCGTGCGGTCAGCAGCCCCTGCTCACCCAAGCAGCGACGGCGCTCGGGATCGCGCAACAGCGCGGTTAGGGCTGTCGCCAGCCTGGCATCATCTCCGGCCGGCACCAGGAGTCCGTCGCGGTCGGGCGTCACCAGGGTGCGGTAGCCGGCAATATCCGAAGCCACCACCGGCACGCCGGCCGCCATGGCCTCCAAAATCACCAGACCGAAGCTCTCGAAGCCGCGGGCCGGCGCACAGACAATATCTGCCTGCCGATAGCAGGCCGCCAGGCTGGCCTCGCTCTGCGGCCCCACGAAGCGGATGCGCCGCAGTGCCAGCTCTGCCGCCTGCCGCCGATAGGTTGCCTCATCCTGCCGCGTATAGGCGCCGGCGATCGTCAAGCGGGCGTCCGCGTGCTGGCGTTCAACCTGGCGCCAGGCCCGCAACAAGACATCCAGCCCCTTGCGCGGCTCCAGGCGTCCCACGAACAGGACATGAGCGCCCAACCTATCGCGCTCTGGCGCGACGGTGCGCAGGAGCTGCGCATCAATGCCGTTGGGAATCAGGCGAAAAGACGCATTCACGAACTGATTCCAAAATGCCGCGGTGGCCGTTGAAACTGCGACATGACCGTCGAGCAGGCGCATGGCCGCGCGCCACAGGGGGCGCACACAGCGGTAAAGGCGGTTGGGACCTTCACGATAGGCGTGAAAGGTACCCACTACGCGCGTGCCGGGGTAACGGTGGGCGGCAGCCAGCGCGGCCCACGAAACACCAGGCGCCAGCGGCTCATGCACATGCATGATGTCGAAAGCGTCGGCCGCCAGCAGGGACCGAATGCGCCCGGCGATACGCGGGTCCACGCTGATGTGCGACACGGCGCCCGCATAAGGCCAGCTCAGCACATGCGACGAAACACTCTGCAGCGTACCATCGAGACCGATCGCGGCGAGACTCGCCGGCGGCGCCGAACAGGGAGCCAGTACCCGTACAAAATGCCCTCGTCGCTCCAATGCCTGCGCCAGGCCGATTACGTGCTTGGTGACGCCGCCCGGTATGGCGATGTCGTATGGTGAGACGAGCATGATGCGTCGGCGGCGCTCGTTTCCCATAACGGCGTTGTCAGCACCCATTGGTCGGGCTGCCATGTAATCAAACGCTCCAGTTGAGCGGCCAGGGCGGTCAGGCCATTGGTCAGTGTTTCTTCTGCAGCCAGCGTCGAGACAAACGCCAGTGGCTCGTGAATGGTCAACTGCACGCTCCCGTTGCGCCGACGCTGGGCGTGCAGCGGGACGATCGGAACGCCGAGGCGCACGCTCAGACGCAGCGCTCCCACAGGCAGGCGGGCCGCCGCGCCGCAAACCATGACGGTGCGACCGCTGCCAGTTGTATCACGATCCATCATCAGACCGACCAGGCCACCCTGGCGCAGCCGCCGTACCACGGGCGTCAAGAGCGCATCGCTGGGGGCAAAACGATGGCCGTGCGTGCCCCGTAAGCGGCACATCCAGTCGAACAGGGCGGGCGGTTGCAGGCGTTCGGCCGCAATGAGCGCCGGCCAGCCACGCGCCGCCAGGGCCTGCAGCGCCAATTCACCTCCGGCAAAATGACCGCCGAGTAGAATGGCGCCCTGTTCCTGCCGGCGCAGGCGCTGCAATACCGCCTCGCCTTCGATCTGCACTCGTTCGTGCAAGGCGCCTGCGTCGAGACGCGGCGCCTGCAGCAGGTCACGGTAGTTGAGCCACAGGTGGCGAAAGGCACGCTGGGCCAGGCGTTCCACGGCCGGATCAGCGCAGGAGCGCTGCACGGCATGCCCCACATTGTGCAGCAGACCCTGTCGGGCCGCCGCCGCCCGCGGCCACTGCCAAACGGCCAGTTGTTCCAACGCCGCTGCGCTGAGGGCCGGCGCCGCGCGGGCCGCAAGCCAGGCTCCGGCGCTCAGCGCGGCAAACTGTCCCCAGTCCCGCGCCTCGTCAATCACACGCCGCACTACTTGATTTGGCTTCACACAGAGCAATCTTACCCTGAAACGAACTCACTGTCAAACAGAAGAACGCGCGGGAGGTTTTGCGAATTCGTCGGTTCGTATAGGATTTGCGATGGGCGCAAACCTGTGTTACATTTATATTGCATCATGCAACACGCGATGCGAGACAGAATTTAGAGCCAATCTGGCG includes:
- a CDS encoding ABC transporter ATP-binding protein, with translation MLKLNNIEVIYHDVVLVLRGVSVEVPPGKIVCLLGANGAGKTTTLRAISGLLRTQLGKVTRGSIEFDGQRIEHLPPEDIVQLGIIQVLEGRRLFRHLTVEENLLIGAVGRSHADASPARDLERVYHYFPQLKEMRQRTSGYLSGGEQQMLVIGRALMAHPKIMMLDEPSLGLAPLIVAEIFDVIKQLSKDGSMSIVLVEQNARIALSVADQAYVMENGHIVLEGAASQLAQNEDIKEFYLGLTQVGTRKSYRDVKHYKRRKRWLG
- a CDS encoding ABC transporter substrate-binding protein, whose protein sequence is MRRHLLTLIVIAVLLAACAPQATPVPPTATPVPPTATTVPPTATPVPPTPTPPPPTPTVGPPDLKGKTITLYHFGDLSGPYASITGPLVHGAEDAIAAVNAAGGIYGAQLAIKFADTAGSVDEAVAAYERFTGEDKNVLLMITYGSGEAEALAPRFVQDKIPNIAAGLSSKAFYVNSGYTFGLGPIYPDQLGLVMKYLKDNWAKHKPTGAGDTIKLAYVSWPSAFGQGGLTTESRAYLKELGVELVAEEKYDVSPTADTTTAILNAQAAGANVIWTNTLAFGPAALLNDLNSLGLRDQFVVAADNWGMDLALYAFLAQPAYGVGLITPFPYLWWTDASNAGIQQAEALFAANKRTKGEHNVGYLLLIAGVDLAADAIRLAVDTVGYDNLTGEAVHDALIALGPHEPLSGVFRVDYSNNSRSPHQSQIRQIQGGPDKFVVLQDWTQTPDLRPTQ
- a CDS encoding branched-chain amino acid ABC transporter permease is translated as MAVLRPAGEFDESYAYDMATLRRPWQWGLLGLFILALYTLPLYASPSVVSLVNRIGITIIAVQGLNLLTGYTGQISLGQAAFMTTGGYISALLVNNLGWSFFLALPAAAVGAGLVGLLFGLPSLRVKGFYLVMATLAAQFIIPWFTRNAFPALLNGAQGINVSVPELFGYQFNEASRYLALTLTVLIITTVVAHNVARSRLGRAFVSIRDHDLAAELLGVNLFTYKLQAFFLAAVYAGIAGALSAHQLRHINSETFNLTDSIFLMGMLVVGGLGTSLGPILGAILVELLIEAATLLGPIYVGLFPGSPIGAVQAMRPLFFGSALMFFLIFEPRGLSHRWQMLKAAWRLRPFSH
- a CDS encoding branched-chain amino acid ABC transporter permease, whose translation is MNWQLLPQFAVTGLLAGGPIALMGLGLVLIFKSSYIFNFAQGQLLLMGTLVTWWLAVELGLPLWLAIVLALILSAFFGFAIERLALRPMTGQPLLSIILMTLGLSQVLQGLALLLFGGVQRNFPQIFSAANPYKIITPFVFNDKPIAVILKQNLVWSFVIAILGVIVIGAFFRFTRTGLAMRGTSEDHELAQSIGLRIHRIFGISWALAGVVATTGGILLATSSGLDLSLSIVVLAAFPAVLLGGLESIPGTIIGGLLIGLAQGLVAVSQVQLIRNAAEIMPYVVLMVVLLLRPEGLLGQKRIERI
- a CDS encoding AMP-binding protein translates to MPPETLSQFWLENVRRYRGSAKIAVRQKNLGIWQAYSWEQEYAQVSAFSQGLLELGLQAGDRVAIIGDNDCEYLWGALAIMAAGAAVVGIFTDVTPREVEYIVTHADATFVLAGDQEQCDKLLEIKPNLPLVKRVIYWDDRGLWSYHDPWLMPFQAVRELGQQAAAQEPARFDALVARGKKDDAAMFCYTSGTTGLPKGAMLSHGNFTYAVAAFGEIDPRRDSDNYVSFIPMAWIGGAALDIAPHTVDGVILNFAEGPATVQQNIREISPDSLLYNSRLWENLVATIRARMLDSSTINRLLYRLFLPVGYKVADFQFRKQPAPLLWRLLYQLGNLIVFHPLRSQFGLHKARAAYTAGAALSPDVMRFFQALGLSIQQIYGSTEITGGAVTHRHGDIKFESLGAPLTGSAMRISTAGEILLAGPGLFLGYHKDPQATAAVIEVDDRGVRWFHTGDAGHIDEDGHLIYLDRMKDMIELSSGDRYSPQYIEGRLKFSPYISHALTLGGPQQRFVAALITIDFDNVGRWAEKRGLAFTTYTDLAQKPEVYELIRQDVAEVNHTLPTPARVHKFVLLHKEFDADEGEMTRTRKLRRAFLAERYADIIAAIYAGLPAANVSATVTYRDGRESVIATTLRIETP
- a CDS encoding ABC transporter ATP-binding protein, encoding MVVPVVQLVVDSISLSFGRSQTLARVSTTVHQGEILAIIGPNGAGKTSLLNCINGFYKPQQGRILYQGHDLTRLPSFRIPQLGIARTFQNLALYTGLSTLDNLMAARHIHMHAGLLQCLLYWGLAHREDIAHRRVVEEIIDFLEIEHHRKTVVGALPHGLRKRVELGRALALEPSLLLLDEPMTGMNQEEKEDMARFILDIHERRGLTIVLIEHDMGLVMDIADRVVVLDFGQKIAEGAPDEIKNNPDVIRAYLGQEQSA
- a CDS encoding sigma-70 family RNA polymerase sigma factor is translated as MNTDEKRVPTVTSLHEARLLERARTCDPQALSQVYDLYAARIHSYVYHRVGDATLAEDLTGQVFLRMLEAIRNDHAWTTSFSGWLYRIAHNLVVDHFRRRGRSSQVGLDDAPDMPSERHDPVDSAEQRLAGDHLRAAITRLTEEQAQVVSLRFLEERSIAEVAQIIGKSEGAVKALQYRAVIALRRMMEGES